In one window of Saprospiraceae bacterium DNA:
- the glmM gene encoding phosphoglucosamine mutase — protein MPLIKSISGFRGTIGGRPGDNLTPQDIVECTAAFGQWVLKTSGKPIIVVGRDGRISGEIVSALVINTLRAMGISVIDLGLSTTPTVEIAVPLEKAGGGIILTASHNPKEWNALKLLNHKGEFISAKDGEAVLDLVAKKNVEYATVDKLGGYRQDDTYIKKHIEKILALPLVDAKAIRAKQFKIVVDAINSTGALAVPPLLEALGCQVVLLNGEVNGHFAHNPEPLKEHLGQLSTSVRQQKANLGIAVDPDVDRLVFMCEDGEVFGEEYTLVAVADYVLSKKKGNTVSNLSSSRALRDVTEKHGGEYFASPVGEVHVVEKMKAVKAVIGGEGNGGVILPDLHYGRDALVGIALFLSHLVKSGRQISTLRKTYPDYQMAKSKIERTPDIDLDKIFFALKEKYQREQINTEDGLKIDFEQGWVHLRPSNTEPIIRVYSESNSIVVAENLAKKIIQDIQSLR, from the coding sequence TTGCCACTCATTAAATCCATTTCGGGCTTTCGCGGCACCATTGGTGGCCGCCCCGGCGACAATCTGACCCCACAGGATATTGTGGAATGCACGGCTGCCTTTGGGCAGTGGGTGCTCAAAACCTCCGGCAAACCCATCATCGTGGTCGGTCGCGACGGGCGCATCTCTGGCGAAATCGTCAGTGCATTGGTCATCAATACGTTGCGGGCGATGGGCATCTCCGTCATTGACCTCGGCCTCAGCACCACCCCAACGGTGGAAATCGCCGTGCCGCTCGAGAAAGCAGGCGGCGGCATCATCCTCACGGCAAGCCACAACCCCAAAGAATGGAACGCCTTGAAACTCCTCAACCACAAGGGCGAATTCATCAGCGCCAAAGACGGCGAGGCGGTGCTTGACCTCGTGGCGAAGAAAAATGTGGAATACGCAACCGTTGACAAATTGGGCGGCTATCGGCAAGATGATACCTACATCAAAAAGCACATCGAAAAAATCCTTGCCCTGCCCTTGGTGGACGCGAAGGCCATCCGCGCCAAACAGTTCAAAATCGTGGTGGATGCCATCAACTCGACGGGTGCATTAGCTGTGCCGCCGCTATTGGAAGCACTCGGCTGTCAGGTGGTTTTGCTCAATGGTGAGGTGAACGGTCACTTTGCCCACAACCCCGAACCGCTGAAAGAACACCTCGGCCAACTCTCCACGAGCGTTCGGCAGCAAAAAGCCAACCTCGGCATCGCCGTTGACCCCGACGTGGACAGGCTCGTGTTCATGTGCGAAGACGGCGAAGTGTTTGGCGAAGAATACACCCTCGTGGCGGTGGCCGACTATGTGTTGTCGAAGAAAAAAGGGAACACCGTGTCGAACCTGTCCAGCTCTCGCGCCCTGCGCGACGTGACGGAGAAACACGGCGGCGAGTACTTTGCCTCCCCCGTCGGCGAGGTCCATGTGGTGGAAAAAATGAAGGCCGTGAAAGCCGTCATCGGCGGTGAAGGCAATGGCGGGGTCATCCTGCCAGATTTGCACTACGGTCGTGACGCATTGGTCGGCATCGCATTGTTTCTCAGCCATTTGGTCAAAAGTGGTCGGCAGATTTCCACGCTCCGCAAAACCTACCCCGACTATCAGATGGCCAAATCCAAAATCGAGCGCACACCCGATATTGACCTTGACAAAATCTTTTTTGCCCTGAAAGAGAAATACCAGCGCGAGCAAATCAACACCGAGGACGGTCTCAAAATTGACTTCGAACAGGGCTGGGTGCATCTGCGCCCTTCCAATACGGAGCCGATTATTCGGGTTTATTCGGAGAGCAATTCGATTGTGGTGGCGGAAAATTTGGCGAAGAAAATTATTCAGGATATCCAATCTTTACGGTAA
- a CDS encoding DUF4163 domain-containing protein, giving the protein MQKRFLWLSLATFQLLFACTQNKPSQPPTAALAVVKMEEKTIRKCARDSTVCAEVTLRYPTLSSERNVAAISAINEALREKALTGLEANPKMSVEQALDSVQKNLLAMLKEHLKMSPDWDADYTKGVNTETLLNSARFVSFEMTCSGFTGGAHPYYHASLTTYNLSSGQPVQLFDIVRDTAALRPMLEEGFVDAKKEAMPDATLADLLFPELTQLPLPTNVCIVPDGLRFFYNPYEVAPWAVGPTEITLTWEQLRDLVERGKWVD; this is encoded by the coding sequence ATGCAAAAACGCTTCCTCTGGCTGTCATTGGCCACGTTCCAACTGCTGTTCGCTTGCACACAAAACAAGCCCAGCCAACCACCAACCGCCGCGCTCGCGGTGGTGAAAATGGAAGAAAAGACCATTCGCAAATGTGCCAGAGACAGTACCGTCTGTGCGGAAGTCACGCTGCGTTACCCGACCCTTTCGAGCGAGCGCAACGTCGCCGCCATCAGTGCCATCAACGAGGCGCTGCGCGAAAAAGCCTTGACAGGGCTGGAGGCCAACCCGAAAATGTCGGTCGAGCAGGCGCTTGACTCCGTGCAAAAAAACCTTTTGGCCATGTTGAAAGAACATCTGAAAATGTCGCCCGATTGGGACGCGGACTACACCAAGGGAGTCAATACCGAAACCCTCCTCAATTCCGCTCGGTTCGTTTCTTTTGAGATGACATGCAGCGGGTTCACAGGTGGAGCACACCCCTACTATCATGCGTCGCTGACGACATACAATCTCAGCAGCGGGCAGCCCGTCCAACTCTTTGACATCGTGCGCGACACCGCTGCGCTGCGCCCCATGCTCGAAGAGGGCTTTGTGGATGCCAAGAAGGAAGCGATGCCCGACGCGACTCTCGCAGACCTGTTGTTCCCCGAGCTCACTCAATTGCCCTTGCCGACCAACGTCTGCATCGTACCCGACGGGCTACGCTTTTTCTACAATCCTTATGAGGTGGCGCCGTGGGCCGTAGGCCCCACCGAAATCACGCTCACATGGGAACAATTGCGCGACTTGGTCGAACGGGGAAAATGGGTAGATTGA
- a CDS encoding four helix bundle protein, translating into MGKFKELRVWNDAMDLTVKIYEITRQLPFRRDFGLCGQSFCLLEKPYQKPGGSNLLNLLIGFFYLFCRTNLN; encoded by the coding sequence ATGGGAAAATTCAAAGAACTTCGGGTATGGAACGACGCGATGGATTTGACGGTAAAAATCTATGAAATTACAAGACAACTGCCGTTCAGACGCGATTTTGGTCTTTGCGGACAAAGTTTTTGCCTCCTTGAAAAACCTTATCAAAAGCCGGGCGGTAGCAACCTTTTAAATCTTCTAATTGGTTTTTTTTATCTCTTTTGCAGGACCAATTTAAACTAA
- a CDS encoding M28 family peptidase gives MPFASLITAERVRPLVETLAGAEMQGRETGEEGQRRAADFIAAQFKALGLPPVADRNTYFQQISLINENWKDIGLKVGEKEFKNRTDFYVFPSFNPSTPKLELKEVVFVGYGIEDPKHNDYGNVDVKGKAVIFYDGEPMSSDGKSLITGTQFRSAWSLDWKRKVQLAKQKGAIMALIVDTQFGESLKANRRLISTWGWKPTSTSNEREANEFINNIFITPSVAADILGKKADKADEAIAALKGGKDFKPVKVKTKIEARFEKEIKKLNGSNVVGFIEGTDSVLKKQYVVVTAHYDHLGMPDSSVIYYGADDNASGTAGVIEIARAFAEAKKAGVGPKRSVICMLVSGEEKGLLGSKFYVEFPLFPLKQTVANVNIDMIGRVDKAHEGNPDYVYVIGSDRLSTTLHQLSEEMNERFIKLELDYKYNDPNDPNRYYERSDHYNFAERGIPAIFYFNGTHADYHKPTDTADKINYEALAKRAQLAFCTAWDIANRPTAPYVDKPLPERKRD, from the coding sequence ATGCCTTTTGCCTCGCTCATCACAGCCGAGCGAGTGCGCCCTCTGGTGGAAACCCTCGCCGGCGCCGAAATGCAGGGTCGCGAGACGGGCGAGGAAGGCCAGCGCAGAGCGGCAGACTTTATCGCCGCGCAATTCAAGGCACTTGGGTTGCCTCCGGTGGCCGACCGCAACACCTATTTCCAGCAAATTTCGCTCATCAACGAAAACTGGAAAGACATCGGCCTCAAAGTGGGCGAAAAGGAGTTCAAAAACCGCACGGATTTCTATGTCTTCCCTTCCTTCAATCCCAGCACGCCCAAGTTGGAACTGAAAGAAGTGGTGTTCGTTGGCTACGGCATCGAAGACCCTAAGCACAATGACTACGGCAACGTGGATGTGAAAGGCAAAGCCGTCATTTTTTACGATGGCGAGCCTATGAGCAGCGACGGCAAATCGCTCATTACGGGCACGCAGTTCCGTTCCGCTTGGTCGCTCGATTGGAAGCGCAAAGTGCAATTGGCGAAGCAAAAAGGCGCGATTATGGCGCTCATTGTGGATACCCAATTCGGCGAGAGCCTTAAAGCCAACCGCCGTCTCATCTCCACTTGGGGATGGAAGCCCACCTCCACTTCCAACGAGCGCGAAGCCAACGAATTTATCAACAACATTTTCATCACGCCTTCGGTGGCTGCCGACATTTTGGGCAAAAAGGCCGACAAAGCCGACGAGGCTATCGCCGCGCTCAAAGGCGGAAAGGATTTCAAGCCCGTGAAGGTGAAAACCAAAATAGAGGCTCGTTTTGAAAAAGAAATCAAAAAACTGAACGGCTCCAACGTGGTTGGTTTCATCGAAGGCACCGACTCCGTGCTGAAGAAACAATACGTCGTCGTCACGGCGCACTACGACCATTTGGGCATGCCCGATAGCTCGGTCATCTATTATGGAGCGGACGACAATGCCTCCGGCACGGCGGGTGTCATCGAAATCGCAAGGGCTTTTGCGGAGGCCAAAAAGGCAGGCGTCGGCCCCAAGCGCAGCGTGATATGTATGTTGGTGAGTGGCGAGGAGAAGGGGCTGCTCGGCTCCAAATTCTATGTGGAATTCCCGTTGTTTCCGCTCAAACAAACGGTAGCCAACGTCAATATTGACATGATTGGCCGCGTGGACAAGGCCCATGAGGGCAACCCCGACTATGTGTATGTCATCGGTTCCGATAGACTCAGCACGACGCTCCACCAGTTGAGCGAGGAGATGAACGAGCGGTTCATCAAACTTGAGCTCGACTACAAGTACAACGACCCCAACGACCCCAATCGCTACTACGAGCGCAGCGACCACTACAACTTCGCAGAGCGCGGCATACCCGCTATTTTTTATTTCAACGGGACGCACGCCGACTATCACAAACCCACCGATACAGCTGACAAAATAAACTACGAGGCGCTCGCCAAACGCGCCCAACTCGCTTTCTGCACGGCTTGGGATATTGCCAATCGCCCCACGGCGCCTTATGTGGACAAGCCGCTCCCCGAGAGAAAAAGGGATTGA
- the accD gene encoding acetyl-CoA carboxylase, carboxyltransferase subunit beta, producing MSWYKRLREGISTATKSKKDVPEGVWFQCKSCKQTSTTRDLRDNFYKCPKCDYHTAIGSEEYFYLLFDGSSYTTLFDNLVSVDFLNFTDLKPYDKRLEETRKKTNLNDALAVAEGMVNGYPLVVAAMDFKFIGGSMGSVVGEKISLAIDRSLETKSPLLIISKSGGARMMESAFSLMQMAKTSAKLTLLAKAQLPYFSLMTDPTTGGVTASFAMLGDINLAETGALIGFAGPRVIRETIKRDLPEGFQTAEFLLENGFVDLVVNRKDLKETMGDLLSFFAKGQPQPVTLPT from the coding sequence ATGAGTTGGTACAAACGACTGCGCGAAGGCATATCCACCGCCACCAAGTCGAAAAAAGACGTGCCGGAAGGTGTGTGGTTCCAGTGCAAAAGCTGCAAGCAGACCAGCACCACTCGCGACCTCCGCGACAATTTCTACAAATGCCCCAAATGCGATTATCACACCGCCATCGGCTCAGAGGAGTACTTCTATCTGCTGTTCGATGGCAGCTCCTATACCACGCTCTTTGACAACCTCGTCTCCGTTGATTTTCTTAACTTTACAGACCTGAAGCCTTACGACAAGCGCCTCGAGGAGACGCGCAAGAAGACGAATTTGAACGACGCGCTGGCCGTGGCCGAGGGCATGGTGAATGGCTATCCGCTCGTGGTGGCGGCCATGGATTTTAAGTTTATCGGCGGCTCGATGGGGTCGGTGGTGGGTGAAAAAATCTCGTTGGCAATAGACCGCTCCCTCGAAACAAAATCGCCCCTGCTCATCATTTCCAAATCGGGCGGCGCACGCATGATGGAAAGCGCCTTCTCGCTGATGCAAATGGCAAAAACCAGCGCCAAACTCACCCTGCTCGCCAAGGCCCAATTACCCTATTTTTCGCTCATGACCGACCCTACCACAGGCGGCGTGACGGCTTCTTTCGCCATGTTGGGCGACATCAATCTGGCCGAAACGGGTGCGCTCATCGGTTTTGCGGGGCCGCGTGTCATCCGCGAGACCATCAAGCGCGATTTGCCCGAAGGGTTCCAAACCGCCGAGTTTTTGTTGGAAAATGGCTTTGTGGACTTGGTGGTGAATCGCAAGGACTTGAAGGAAACGATGGGGGACTTGCTGTCGTTTTTTGCCAAAGGGCAGCCCCAACCTGTGACCTTGCCCACATAA
- a CDS encoding cysteine desulfurase, whose product MRVYFDNAATTPISEEVITAMLPVLRKQYGNPSSIHAEGRSVRAIIESARKTVAQCIGASTSEIFFTSGGTESNNMAIKCAVRDLGVRRIISSPTEHHCGLHTIETEEKIDNVEVVWLPVDERGRVDLEALEQALQESAGVKTLVSLMHANNEIGTMLDLERVSALCRQYGVLLHSDTVQTVGHFPVNVQQTPVNFLSGAAHKFHGPKGVGFIYINSESPLKPFIDGGGQERNMRGGTENVYGIVGLAKALELATAEMDERSAHIREVRNYMKERLMEAFEGIQFNGDHDGECLYTVLSASFPPSPKNELLLLSLDIAGVSASGGSACSSGAEKGSHVLEAIGADPARKSIRFSFSHYNTKEEVDFVVEKLKTILPMRASAAVVA is encoded by the coding sequence ATGAGAGTCTATTTCGACAACGCCGCCACCACCCCTATCTCCGAAGAAGTCATCACTGCTATGCTGCCCGTGTTGCGCAAGCAATACGGCAACCCCTCGTCCATCCACGCCGAAGGCCGCAGCGTCCGCGCCATCATCGAGAGCGCCCGCAAGACCGTTGCCCAGTGCATCGGCGCGAGCACGTCGGAGATATTTTTCACCTCCGGCGGCACAGAGAGCAACAACATGGCCATCAAATGCGCTGTGCGCGACCTCGGCGTTCGCCGCATCATTTCCAGCCCGACGGAGCACCATTGCGGCCTTCATACGATTGAAACTGAAGAAAAAATTGACAACGTGGAAGTCGTTTGGCTGCCGGTGGATGAGCGCGGGCGCGTTGATTTAGAAGCACTCGAACAAGCCTTGCAAGAAAGCGCGGGCGTAAAAACGCTCGTCTCGCTCATGCACGCCAACAATGAAATCGGCACCATGCTCGATTTGGAACGAGTGTCCGCCCTATGTCGGCAATACGGCGTGTTGCTCCACTCCGACACCGTGCAGACCGTCGGCCATTTCCCCGTCAACGTGCAACAGACACCCGTCAATTTCCTTTCCGGCGCGGCACACAAATTTCACGGCCCCAAGGGCGTGGGCTTCATTTACATCAACTCCGAATCGCCGCTCAAACCCTTCATTGACGGCGGCGGGCAGGAGCGCAACATGCGCGGCGGCACAGAGAACGTGTATGGCATCGTCGGCCTCGCCAAAGCCCTCGAACTCGCCACCGCCGAAATGGACGAGCGCAGCGCCCACATCCGCGAAGTGCGCAACTACATGAAAGAGCGACTGATGGAGGCCTTCGAGGGTATCCAGTTCAACGGCGACCACGACGGCGAGTGTCTTTACACGGTGCTTAGCGCGTCCTTTCCCCCCTCACCGAAAAATGAATTGCTGTTGCTCAGCCTCGACATCGCGGGCGTGAGTGCCTCTGGCGGCAGCGCCTGCTCAAGCGGGGCGGAAAAGGGCAGCCACGTCCTCGAAGCCATCGGCGCCGACCCGGCCCGGAAGAGCATTCGCTTTTCGTTTTCACACTACAACACGAAGGAAGAAGTGGATTTTGTGGTGGAAAAACTCAAAACGATATTGCCCATGCGAGCATCGGCGGCTGTCGTCGCATAG
- a CDS encoding PorT family protein: MLLCLLACCQLPQLNAQFRQGSNINYQDFQGKNYYFGITLGYNQSDFRIYQSKNFILNDSFARAESVTGPGFNLGIVSNLRLGDYFDIRFLPTLSFIERTIRYTVPGNGDRVFQRPIESVLVEMPFHVRYKSAPYHDFRLFVIAGVKYSFDVASDSRTRQAAGIVKIAPSDFQVEYGAGIQFFFPYFIFSPELKISQGLNNILIFNDRLEQSNVLDRVLSRAFTLSLHFEG, translated from the coding sequence ATGCTCCTGTGCCTTTTGGCGTGCTGCCAATTGCCGCAATTGAATGCCCAATTCAGACAGGGCAGCAACATCAACTATCAAGACTTTCAAGGGAAAAACTACTACTTCGGCATCACGCTGGGCTACAACCAGAGTGATTTCAGAATTTACCAATCCAAAAACTTTATTCTCAACGACTCGTTCGCCCGCGCCGAATCGGTGACGGGGCCAGGCTTCAACCTCGGCATCGTGTCGAACCTTCGCTTGGGCGACTATTTCGACATTCGTTTTTTGCCGACGCTCTCATTTATCGAGCGCACCATTCGCTACACCGTGCCGGGCAACGGCGACCGGGTGTTCCAGCGGCCCATCGAATCCGTGTTGGTGGAAATGCCTTTTCATGTGCGCTACAAATCGGCACCCTACCATGATTTTCGCCTGTTCGTCATTGCGGGGGTGAAATACTCCTTCGACGTGGCCAGCGACTCGCGCACCCGCCAAGCAGCGGGCATCGTAAAGATAGCCCCCTCCGATTTTCAGGTGGAATACGGCGCGGGCATCCAGTTTTTCTTCCCCTATTTCATCTTTTCCCCAGAGTTGAAAATATCACAAGGGCTGAACAACATCCTCATCTTCAATGACAGGCTGGAGCAGAGCAATGTGCTCGACCGGGTGTTGAGCAGGGCATTCACCCTGTCGCTGCATTTTGAAGGGTAG
- the ubiE gene encoding bifunctional demethylmenaquinone methyltransferase/2-methoxy-6-polyprenyl-1,4-benzoquinol methylase UbiE — protein sequence MTNDETTPAPVTPYRSDAGKKAEVERMFDKIAPKYDLLNRVLSLGIDVSWRKKALGYLSSARPQEILDVATGTADVAIMAAKMLKPQKIVGIDIANMMLDFGREKIKKEGLEQTITLETGDSEQLRFPDASFDAVTVAFGVRNFENLEKGLSEMFRVLRPGGRVVILEFSKPHVFPFKQLYNSYFKYVLPLVGRLTSRDVRAYSYLYESVQAFPEGTDFLNILTQLGYQHPVCKRLTLGICSIYSATK from the coding sequence ATGACGAACGACGAAACAACGCCTGCACCCGTCACCCCATACCGCTCCGATGCGGGCAAAAAGGCCGAGGTCGAGCGGATGTTTGACAAAATAGCCCCCAAGTACGACCTGCTCAATCGCGTGCTTTCGCTCGGCATTGATGTGAGTTGGCGCAAAAAAGCCCTCGGATATCTCAGCTCGGCGAGGCCCCAAGAGATTTTGGACGTGGCAACGGGCACGGCAGACGTGGCCATCATGGCTGCCAAAATGCTGAAACCTCAAAAAATAGTGGGCATTGACATCGCCAACATGATGCTCGACTTTGGCAGGGAAAAAATCAAGAAAGAGGGATTGGAGCAGACCATAACCCTCGAAACGGGCGACAGCGAGCAGCTGCGCTTCCCCGATGCCTCTTTCGACGCGGTGACGGTGGCGTTCGGTGTGCGCAATTTTGAAAATCTGGAAAAAGGGCTTTCGGAGATGTTTCGCGTGTTGAGGCCGGGAGGCCGAGTAGTCATTCTGGAGTTTTCAAAACCCCATGTTTTCCCTTTCAAGCAACTTTACAATAGTTACTTCAAATACGTTTTGCCCCTTGTGGGGCGTTTAACGAGCCGCGACGTGAGGGCTTACAGCTATCTTTATGAGAGCGTGCAGGCTTTTCCCGAAGGCACCGATTTTTTAAACATCTTAACCCAACTCGGTTATCAGCATCCGGTATGCAAACGCTTAACGCTTGGAATATGCTCTATTTACTCCGCAACAAAATGA
- a CDS encoding TerC family protein: protein MFLLAMPDFTSGEVWVGLLTLTFLEIVLGVDNIIFLSIISNKLPASEQPKARNIGLVLAMVLRIVLLFGITWVMSLNKVLVPLDFLSHWDESHPGEHAGLTGQGLILLVGGLFLLWKATTEIHHKLESPQKADDPAVKKGPSALNQVILQIALINLVFSFDSILTAVGLSKDLVVMIIAVVASVVVMMMFAGPVSKFVNDHPTIQMLGLSFLILIGFSLVAEAAHSGHLLEAEIPKGYLYFAIFFSLFVEILNIRLRKTQQPVQLHGPVETAKREGLLNDKK from the coding sequence ATGTTCTTGCTTGCAATGCCCGATTTCACATCGGGCGAAGTGTGGGTAGGCCTACTCACGCTCACCTTCCTCGAAATCGTCTTGGGAGTGGACAACATCATTTTCTTGTCCATCATCTCCAACAAGTTGCCCGCCTCTGAGCAGCCCAAAGCCCGCAACATCGGCCTCGTCTTGGCCATGGTGCTGCGCATCGTCCTGCTTTTTGGCATCACTTGGGTCATGTCTTTGAACAAAGTGCTCGTGCCGCTCGATTTTCTCTCGCATTGGGACGAATCGCATCCCGGTGAGCACGCGGGCCTCACTGGCCAAGGGCTGATATTGCTGGTCGGCGGGCTGTTTTTGCTTTGGAAAGCCACCACAGAGATACACCACAAACTCGAATCGCCCCAAAAGGCCGACGACCCTGCCGTGAAAAAAGGCCCAAGCGCCCTCAATCAGGTCATCCTGCAAATTGCGCTCATCAATCTCGTCTTTTCGTTCGATTCCATCCTGACAGCGGTAGGCTTGTCCAAAGACTTGGTGGTGATGATTATCGCAGTGGTGGCATCGGTGGTAGTCATGATGATGTTTGCGGGGCCGGTGAGCAAGTTTGTCAACGACCACCCCACCATTCAGATGCTCGGCCTGTCGTTTCTCATACTCATCGGGTTTTCGCTCGTGGCTGAGGCAGCCCACAGCGGCCATTTGCTTGAGGCAGAGATACCCAAGGGCTATCTCTACTTTGCCATCTTTTTCTCTCTTTTTGTGGAAATACTCAATATCCGCTTGCGAAAAACCCAGCAGCCCGTGCAATTGCATGGCCCAGTGGAAACCGCTAAACGAGAGGGGCTTCTAAACGACAAAAAATAA
- a CDS encoding Omp28-related outer membrane protein, which produces MKKHNLLLFLLLAAWAAHAQTSTKKYVFIEHFTNTKCPNCANRNPAFYNLINQYPNDIHHISIHPPYPYNTCGLYQANPAENSARASYYSVFGTPSIAMNGALQPSSNPLLSNATLQNFLGQTSPLWLQVSESGSGNARTVTVNAHSLGDIPTGTYKLYVAIVEKVVNFAGGNGETVHYDVFRKMATDINGADFTPAAMGQSVSASFSFNISGSWNANEIYTIAWVQNTATKEVLNSGTRFDPLVTGTQEPAPQSIQIQPNPASEVAFARIGDDTAQQVEVFAVNGRQASATFEHAEAGTIRIPTATLPAGVYFVKIRGEKGVYVAKMVKN; this is translated from the coding sequence ATGAAAAAACACAACCTGCTTTTGTTCCTGCTGCTGGCCGCTTGGGCCGCTCACGCTCAGACTTCCACCAAGAAGTACGTCTTCATCGAGCATTTCACGAACACCAAATGCCCGAATTGTGCCAACAGAAACCCAGCCTTCTACAACCTCATCAATCAATATCCCAACGATATTCACCACATCTCCATCCACCCGCCTTACCCTTACAACACCTGCGGCCTGTATCAGGCCAATCCTGCTGAAAACAGCGCCCGCGCCTCCTATTATAGTGTTTTCGGCACCCCCAGCATAGCGATGAATGGCGCTTTGCAGCCCAGCAGCAACCCCCTGCTCTCGAACGCCACGCTTCAAAATTTTCTGGGGCAAACCAGCCCGCTTTGGCTCCAAGTAAGCGAGTCCGGCTCGGGCAACGCCAGAACGGTCACCGTGAATGCTCATTCGCTTGGCGACATCCCCACTGGCACCTACAAACTCTATGTAGCCATCGTGGAAAAGGTGGTGAATTTCGCTGGCGGCAACGGCGAGACCGTCCACTACGACGTGTTCCGCAAAATGGCAACCGACATCAATGGCGCTGATTTCACGCCTGCGGCCATGGGCCAATCGGTATCCGCCAGCTTCAGCTTCAACATCTCCGGCAGCTGGAATGCCAACGAAATCTACACCATCGCTTGGGTGCAAAACACCGCCACCAAGGAAGTGCTCAACAGCGGCACACGCTTCGACCCTTTGGTGACCGGCACCCAAGAGCCTGCCCCTCAATCCATCCAGATTCAGCCCAATCCGGCCAGCGAGGTCGCTTTTGCCCGCATCGGCGACGACACCGCCCAACAAGTCGAGGTGTTCGCCGTCAATGGCCGGCAGGCTTCCGCAACCTTTGAACACGCAGAGGCAGGCACCATCCGCATCCCCACCGCCACACTTCCGGCTGGTGTTTATTTTGTAAAAATAAGAGGGGAAAAAGGCGTGTATGTGGCCAAGATGGTCAAAAACTGA